The DNA segment tatgattcctggtaccattgagctagccaAATTGTTTAGGTCGATTACATTTCCTTTGTCGCAACACAAATAAGGAAATTATAAACGCATTTAAGAAGATgattgatgtagccaaaaaatgTTTGTACACGATAAGTTATTTTTGCAGAATCCGGAGTATCAGCAGTTCTTTGTACTTTATCATTTGAGATCTTTGATGAGTCGTTCCTatgtcacaaaacaaagtcagagtAGCCGATAGGATTCCTGGCGaagacactccgacgctcaagtcaatGATTACTCAAagaataataatcgagagtagagcATTATAGTGCTAAAAAAATGTATACCTTAAAAATGAGGTGAcatgagctatttatagatattcggagagTTTCGTGGGCTTAAGACTTTTATGGACGTTTGTAGATTTTAGGgcattcttaaaaaaaatataaataataattaaatatttctggGCTCTAAAAATATTTGTACTGGACCTTTATGGTCGGGCCTGAGCCCAGTAGATTATTTGGGCATAACCCATCATGTTGGCAATGGATCCGGACGACAATGGGCTAACATATTCGCAAGTTATGTTGCATTATTCCAGATAACAAATTGTGATTCACGTGTGGGATTTCGTGAATCGCGTGAGTAAATCGTTTAACATAGTCTCTCAAACTTTCTCCTTCTTTCTGAATAATTGTGAATAAATATGCTGCTTTTTTCGGGTATTTCTTATTAATTGAGAACTGTTGGATGAAACGCTCGGTGAGTTGCACCAAGTTGGCAATGAATCCGGACGACaacttattgaaccatgtgagTGCTCGCCCCAATAACGTTGTTCGAAATATCTTGCAGTAAGCAGCATCTGTGATATCATACAAATCCGATTTCGCGTAAAATTTTTCAATATGAACTTGAGGATCACTAGTTACATCAAACTCAGCTAGGCTGAGAATTTTGACTCCTTTAGGCAAAGCTTCAGATAGAATGTCGTTAGTGAACGGGCTTCGACGAGCAGGCATAATTGCTGATGAATTCTCTCCAGTTACATATGTGTGAGATCCATCTCCACGGGTTGGATTAGTGGTTTTGTTTTTGTCAGAGATGTCGTGAACTGTCAACTGTGTGGGCATTTGTTTCACCGTCTTTATGAGTACTATTTTTCTTGGTCCCCTCATGATCTTTGCCATTCACTTTAGACTTAGTTTTCTTTGGGTCTTCTTTATCAGGGTCACAAGATGATGAGCCTTCGCTCCGAGCCTTCTTCTTGGTGCTTTTGCACTTACGGGATTTCAGGAACTGTACAACTGCTTTTGTTGCTGCGCGTGCGACTGTGATTTTCATTAATGTAGTCAAGGCTTCCTGGGTGAGAGTAATGTTCGGCGGTACGTTTCCATTGCCGTTATTTTCTTGAGAcatttttgaagtaatatgCACTCTCAATAACGTAGAGAACATTTTCCCATAGACGGCGCCAAGTTAATGTAGCCAAAAATTCTTGTACCCGACAAGTTGTTTCCGCATAATCCGGAGTATCAGCAGTTCCTTGTACTTTCTCAGTTGAGATCTTTGATGGGTCGTTCCTATGTCACAAAGCAAAGTCGGAGGAGCTGAGAGGGTTCCCGACGAAGGCACTCAGACGCTCAAGTTAGTGATTACTCAAAGAATAATATTCGAGAGTAGAACGTTATAGTGCTAAAAAAATGTGTACGTTAAGAttgaggtgacttgagctatttttatatatttggaGAGTTTCGCGGGTTTGAGCCTCTTATGGACATTTTTAGATTTCAGGGTCTTCTTaaagaaatataaataataattaaatatttctgggccataaaaatatttgtattgGGCCTTTATGGTCGGGCCTGAGCCCAGTAAATTATTTGGGCATAACCCATCGATCAATGATAAATGTAAACAACAAAGAACTTTGTAGCACTTCGTGTGTGTACacatatatacatttttttttggaaCGTGCATGTATATTCTATGTCATTACTTATTTCCAAACtttctataaataaaataataatgttATTATCCAATAAACCCAGTAAAATGTTTCACACCCAGAATCAATGGAGACTATAATATAAtccattatattataattaatccatagataagtaatataatgtaaattaaaaataaataagaaaaaatagttaatatattatttgatttaatggatagattaaaatttatttgatttaattgatgtaaaattattaattaataaatagataaataatatgacgaaaataagacgaaattaattgagataagttatacataaattaataatacatcaaaccaaacaatgctAAGTGGATTCCCTATCCTTTGGATAATATCCCATGCACTAATCTAGTAATGATAAAGAAGTCACGTGTGGTTTTTCATATGTACGAACTTATGGTATCACATGAAAAGAATATACATGGAACTTTATATTATGACCCAGGAACCCACAACTGCTTAAATGACCGACTATTTGCTCGGAATGGATGAAATTTAGATGGTAATGTCATccttattatataattatatttatcaaGATATGAACAATGCAAAAAACACTAGATGGATTTCGGAATTTTACCCCATAATATGATCACCTGCTGCCAACAAGAACAATTCACGTGGTCAGAACGAAAAATTGCTTTCTCATAGCAGCATTGATACAAATGACACAAATTCAGACTTCTTCTTTCATTTAAGTCCCTGCAAAGTAAACACCGTCTCTTGGAAAACTTTCTTGAATCCAGAAtgttaattttgtgaatgaggcCAACTCCTCAGAAGGACGTCAAGCCGGTAATATGACGGAACTTTTCGTATGAGACCCAGAACACAAATTGCCAGGGGCCGAGCCTAGCCCACGTCGGTAGAAATCCCTTCCACAGTGCCCGAAATCCTTCAATTCTAACAGTCTTCACAAGACAATCATAGGAGTTTCTATATCTGAACTTGCTTTCCGCCCCGGTGGCTTGGTTCATCATTCTAGTCTTAACTACGTCTGCTGGACAGCTCAAAGCAGTAGCTGAAAGACCGGACATAATGGAAGACATAGTGTGTGCATATATGTTGTCACTACAAATCTGATTTTCGATAATGAATCGTTTGGCATGGTCGTAACAAGCTAATTCGCCCATGTTAACTAAGAATGCTCTTTGCACATTAGGGGAAACGCCTTTCCAAAGTCCTAAATATCCTTCAGAGTGAATGATTTTAGTTAGGGCATCGAACAGCCCCGAGTACCTAGGTCGTAAACCTTGGCCCACCATACGACCATCTGCTTGCATCCTCACTTTGATGAGATCAGCAGGGCTTGCAATTAGCTACGCTAAGAACATAAAAGTAAGAACCAGAAAAGTGAGAAATGAGAGCTCGGTTCTGACATGATTatcaaaaatttaaatgtaaAGGGTGTTACTGATATTTTGGTATGTGAAGCACATACAAGGAATGATTATATTGCACAAAAAATTGTCATCATGGATAGAAGTTATGAAgaaatagaaatattttttgagtAAGCTAATTATTCCCTCAAGAGTGAAGTAAATAGAAGTTTGACAGCAAGAACAAGAGGCCGAGCAGAGCTGAAATCAGATATCATGATCCAACGGCTAGACGGGGAAGAAAAATGGAGAAAACCGTCAAAGCAAATAAGATTTTGTTATAAGTTGATAAATGTCACCTGTATGGATGTGTATACATGGAACGTAAAATCAAGAGCAAAGGCACCACAAGACTAAGTGCAGTAAAGATTATCTCGCGTGCAATTTGTAGGTTATCTAACCAAAATAAACTACAATTTAACTCATTATTGACCTTCATTCTTCACCAAGGGATGTAATGGGATGCAACTTGGAATGCATTGCTTACACACCAAATCAATCAGTGAATCCATAAGCTTTAAGTTGTATAACAAGAAAGGGTATCGGTTTAGTTTGATCACACTTTATGTAGTCGCAATACGTGATGGCAGGGTTCAACCGTCCAAGTTTCTTATAATTGGTGTTCACATGCCATGAACCACATAGAATTGGGACCTTCGGAGTGCTCTGGTTGTACTACAGAAAAGCAGTTGAGCTAGCTCGTAGAACATGCTCCATTACTGGTCGAAAAGGCAGTATTTTACTAACAAGCACACCTTTTTTCGCCCCTGATGCAGTTTAAAAATGTCGTCTTGGTTACAAATTCCCAAACATCCTGCGTAGAGGACGCTGATGAACCCATAAATGTCGATTGTCATAGCTGACCTCCCTCAATAGTAGACGTGATGACTGCCGATTATTAAACTAAACTAGCTGAAGCATTAATAGTGTTCGCTTCCTATGGGAAAGAATAATTCTGATGAACCAAGAAAGCAACTTTGAAGGTTGAATAGATGAAAGATAGAAGTTGAAATATCTCTCgataaaaattaactaaaaacaGGACAAACTTTATGATCTTCTGATCCACCTTTCCTAGCTAAAATGCACGCAATTCACCGAAATTCAAAGAAATTAGCCTATTTGCAAATGCATTGAAGAATTCCCAGTTTTCAATGTATTCACTTACTAACAAACTAATAATTAGATTCattagggggggggggggggggggggggggaaagaataataaaaataactcaTATATCAAGAATTACCTGTGCAATTCCGCCTGAAATCCCACCAATTACCGCTTTGCTGTAGAACGGAATCGAATCCTCGGAGAAACTTACAGCGATGCCGCGCAAATGCTCGTAGCCTACTATTCGGATTGGTGTGTACAACATGTGCCGGAAAATAGCGGGGGAAAGACCTTTGTACAGACCCAAAACGCCGTCGTTTCGAGCCACCTGCAAGGCGATTTCGAACGTTGATGCTGGGTTCACCGATTGCAGGGACTCGCCGTGGAGTTGTAGCCGCGTTTTGAGAAAGTCGATCGGGAACGTCGTCGTTTCCGCCACCATCGCTGAGAGTGACGTAAGCAGGATTTTCTTGACGTCATTGTCGCCGGCATTCATCTATCCCACGCCCGCCGGCCGGCCGTTTACTTCGGTCTCTTCAATTAAAAGCTTGAAGAACACCTTATTAAAATATATGGGCTGACATTAAGATGGGCCAACTTCAATACTCTGTATGAAGGCCCAATGAAAGATATGCCCAAGCCCGAAATGAAAGATGaataatatataactaaaattatctaaaattaaaattataactaggacaatttttaaaaatatgatttattaaaattttttatttcttaaaatttatATCTAATTGGATTTCATCTATAACTTTTGTCATTGGATCTAAAAACTCTAGTATTGTGTTTTCAAACTGAGACAAAAAAATTGTAAAGTACTTGTACTAACCGCTCGAATGAATATCATGACTTATGTTTAGGAATATACCGATCCGGATTAGCACATGATATTGTGTATTGAAATAACCTTTTGTAATTCATTTTAtggatatttaattaattacacaCATGGAATATTGCAAATCATGTCTATTTCAATGCACAACACCAATGGTGTTTATCTCTCCAGCAGAGGATCTTTTTCCATGAATATACATGCATaatgaattttgtttttttatattattgaaaatataataaataccTTAATGAAACACAATGATTATTCATGTAATTAAGTTCATTTTCGTTGAATCGAAAACaatattctttaaaataataaactacTAATTCATCGATTCATTATAATATAtttctaataaaattttatgcaacattattaatttaaagaTGCATGTTTTAGTACTGTAGTACAATTTACCGTTTAACATTAATAATTCTCGATTAAACAAGTTAATTACCGGTAGATGAGATCCTAGCATATGGATAATACCCAAATCATGCATCCAACggttcgtatttttacacataagcgtaattaattatatcttgttgacgtggcaaatcatggaacattagatctatcattggggtaTTACTCATATGCTAAGTTGAAATCTACCTTAATTACCTAGGAACAAATACTCGCGACCGTAATTAGGAATTTAATTAAGACCAAGTTCATAATTATTTTGAATCATGTTTTAAACTCTATATTATATGTACAAGTAAAAGTACTAGGTTTGGTGTTGGTGATCAATGATCATTTATTAGCAGATTTGTACAACTTCTGGTCTTCATCAATGATCAATCGAAATAGCTAGTACTTGAGCAGTGGTTTCCCTTAATGAGAGCAAATTAACTAACCCTAAACACTAATCTTGTACTTTATAACCTTCTATCTTAAAACATTGAttgattataaatttataatggcGAATTCAACAAATCTAGTAGGTCATTCCAGTAACTCCTGTCGTCTTCAATATTATCTCCGACGAGGACGCTAACCGAATTAATGCCGTAACTCGCGGATACAACATCTGTTGCACTTGACGTGTTATAATTGTAGTCGAGGGGGTACTTGATATAATTGTCTTCAAACTGTACTTGTGAACTCCCCATTTTACCCTTGACTCCGACGTCCGCGTTGTTCTCGATGATTGGACCAGTTCCACCGTTTAGTGGAACTGTACTGTTCGAGTTGGTGGAGAAGGTGAACGTAGACGTTGGTGACTCGAGGCTTCCGTTGGCCGTGGCGGTAGTGGCTAGCCAGACTCTTAGCACGTCAAGGCACGGCGGAGGTGGCGGGGCGGTGGCTTTGCGGAGGAGTTGTAGGTGGAGGTCCGACAAACGTTTGGACTCACGAACGAGCCTGGCTTCGGCTTCCAGCCGAGCCGTCTCCCATTGCGCCATGTGGTTGAGGTTGGCGGCTAGTCTGGATTGAGCGGAGCCGTCGGGGTCAACGTTCTTCGGCTTGTGGGTCAACGGGTCGATCCCCATTCGAGCTAACCGTTTCTTGACACGGGTGTTCCAGTAGTTCTTGACTTCGTTATCGGTTCTCTTTGGTAAATGGCTTGCTATTGCCGACCACCTAATGTCATGTAAGGAAATAATTAATGTTTGATGCAGAAGACTGCTACATTTTATCAGTCTTTCGGCGTCGCatataatttaaaagatttgaatttaTATCGTTActctatatatattatttataacttttgatatatataaatatatggaaTAATCTtggttataatataatatattcatTAATATTGTTACCTGTTGCCTAAAAGAGCATGAAGTCTAATAATGGTCTTCTCTTCTTGCACACTGAATTTCCCTCTCTTGATATCAGGTCTCAGATAATTTTTCCACCTAAGTCTGCAACTTTTCCCGCACCTTTCAAGCCCTGCGCGCATATatgcaacatatatatatatacaagtaaCAATTAAATCATCGTCTATGATCGGTTTGTTCGATCGATTCGTTTACGcctctagttttttttttcttagttTAGGAACCAACAATATATCGTCCAAAAACTAAAAGTACTTCacatattaataatttatttcgAAAATAAAAATGTTCGACTTTCAACCCCTTGATGAAAAATCAGATAACATTGTAATAATGTTATGACAAATCTGGTGGAAATTAAATTGCATGCATGCAGGGTAAAATATTTACCAGCTTTTGCCGGGAGAGCTCGCCAACTCCCATGGCCGAATTGTTCGATGTACTCGCACAACTTCTGGTCTTCATCTCGAGTCCAAGGACCTTTCTTCACCTCCAAGTTTTCGCTCGAATTCGACGTTATTAATCTTGCCATTTTAGTTCTGTTAGAAAACTTCACAAAAAAGGGTGTGAAAATCTGATACAAACTTTGTGTGATGATTTGAAATTAATATTGCTTGCATGcaagaacatatatatataagtgtgtgtgtgtgaagaaATAATAAATAGAGTTACTGTAGTCTAAGAAGTATGTGGGATTGATTATTTACCTAACCATTTTATGACGAAAACCCCACTTGCCACTTACTACAAATAGGGTTCTTGAATCATTACTCAATCTCTGCTTCATTTGTCTAATTTGTGTGAGTGCGTGAAAGAAATGGGAGTTAATGCAACTTTGAACTGCCTCGAATTATTCTGTCGGGGAGGAATAAATAGATTTGTGatattgtaaatatatatatatttatagctTCTCTTTCGGTTTGGTTTGTGAATGAGGTGCATGCGCCAAGTCGCAACACGTGCACGATCAGTTATTTATTTGGTTCCGATCGATCGAGTTCTTCAAAAGATTAGTGGAAAAATTAttgatctatttttttttttttggatcttTTAAATAATCAAGATTATGTGTTTATCTTGTAATGTTTGACTCCATAAAGAATTGTTTGTAGAATAGCTTAATTAGGTTACACGAGGAATTTAGCGTTGTGCGTTCTGCAAATCtaattttgatattattataatattaaaactTAACATTTAATTTTGCGTTGCTGTCAAAAAATTAATTAGCTTTTCAGATGAAATTTGCTTGAAAGATCTGTAGAGGTACAAATTAGTCAATTAGTATGCATGCATGGCCGCTGATTAATGGTCATAGTCCTTTTGTGCATTAAATTGTCATGGGCcacttcgattttttttttttgggattcgGTTACAGTAGTATTCTACATAGAGTTATCACTtatcaatcaattttttttaaaatataaatatatatacattaattaatttatgaatACAAATAAATGGCTCGTTATATAAAAGTACATTTAAAATACATCAAAATTTTTGCACAAATGTGCAAGATAAATTGGAGCCTCTAGAAcatttatatattattgttaGTGATATATAATTTAGAAAATAGGGATGTTATTGCTATGATCGGCTGaaaatttgaataaattaaatagaTGATTTTGGTATGTTTGTTCTGTGTTCTTAATATTACTCGATTTATTTTTTGGACCACGTTCGTCTTGTTTATAAGAAAAGAAATTATAATTAAGCATATATAACGTTTAATGCGAGGAAACTATAAGAGGAAAATATAAACGCAGAGTTCTAAACGTTTAGacgattttgtggaaaaataaaaagttcaaattaattaaaatctatatggaaatttttatattaaaatttaaaatctatattgaattgagtttatatCAAATATCAAGTATTCCCCTCCTATTCCTATAACGTACGTAACatgaacttcatgtattattaatagaaaaaattgcttttttggtcctttatttttgtcattttgcgatttcgatcttttatattttcagatttcagttttagtccgctatctttattattattattttttgtggcaattttagtcttttttcctatgtggcgctgatgtggcaccaagGCAGTGCTAATGTGGAGCTGACATGTATaatgtcacgtaagcattttctaTTAAAAAGGATTGAACTTgccaaaatcaaaacatgcaggactaaaactgaaatacgAAAACATAGAGAAcaaaaatcgcaaagtgacaaacatacaagaccaaaattgcagtttttcctTATTAATATTACAGATCCATACCGTATTTATCTTCAACAATCATGCATGAAACCTTCGAGTAAATTTTGTCTTATTTTCCCGGCCAACATTTTTAATTCTGTTGATTAAACATTGTGATGCACTCTAGTGTGCAGGATTTTTATGAACGACCTCTAAAACCCACCAGTGGACCCAccagtgggttttagtgatttgtaaaaaaaaatgaaacactAAAACCCATTGGTGCGTTTTAGTGGTACCTCGCGAAAATCTTGCACAAAGGTGCGTGGAatcgaaactatatatatatatatatatatatatatatatatatatatataatccttattatcaattaatgttaataaattttcatgatatggtaTATTAAACCGATACCCCGGGATGAGATCAGCTCATCCAAACGATAACCCTTACCTTAGTCCCTCAGATCGGTTAGGTGGTAGCTAGGTCGGCACAGCTTCCTCGCCAATAATTCTAGTTCGGCCCAGATGGAAGGTCGGCACAGCACCCTCGCCACCAATCCCAGGTCAGCCCAGATGGCAGGTGGACACAGCTCCTTCGCCACCAAATCCAGGTCGGCCAGATGGTAGGTCGGCAAGATGTCAGGTCAGCAACGTGGGAGGTCAGCTAGAACACCAGGCCAGCCAATCGTAATCAGATCACTTCAAAGATTTGACCTTCCATCTTTAGGGAATATTTGGACAAGATCTCAGTCGAGATTCAACGGGATTGAAATCTCAATATTCCCGGATTCAAATTAAGGAAGGGCGGCACCAAATCCGGAggtttttcctataaataccaggtttgATTTCGTTGTTAAGGGTTCAACATCATCGAGTGCACACACGTCACTCACTATATTCT comes from the Henckelia pumila isolate YLH828 chromosome 1, ASM3356847v2, whole genome shotgun sequence genome and includes:
- the LOC140886632 gene encoding mitochondrial uncoupling protein 3, with protein sequence MNAGDNDVKKILLTSLSAMVAETTTFPIDFLKTRLQLHGESLQSVNPASTFEIALQVARNDGVLGLYKGLSPAIFRHMLYTPIRIVGYEHLRGIAVSFSEDSIPFYSKAVIGGISGGIAQLIASPADLIKVRMQADGRMVGQGLRPRYSGLFDALTKIIHSEGYLGLWKGVSPNVQRAFLVNMGELACYDHAKRFIIENQICSDNIYAHTMSSIMSGLSATALSCPADVVKTRMMNQATGAESKFRYRNSYDCLVKTVRIEGFRALWKGFLPTWARLGPWQFVFWVSYEKFRHITGLTSF
- the LOC140886624 gene encoding transcription factor MYB106-like; the encoded protein is MARLITSNSSENLEVKKGPWTRDEDQKLCEYIEQFGHGSWRALPAKAGLERCGKSCRLRWKNYLRPDIKRGKFSVQEEKTIIRLHALLGNRWSAIASHLPKRTDNEVKNYWNTRVKKRLARMGIDPLTHKPKNVDPDGSAQSRLAANLNHMAQWETARLEAEARLVRESKRLSDLHLQLLRKATAPPPPPCLDVLRVWLATTATANGSLESPTSTFTFSTNSNSTVPLNGGTGPIIENNADVGVKGKMGSSQVQFEDNYIKYPLDYNYNTSSATDVVSASYGINSVSVLVGDNIEDDRSYWNDLLDLLNSPL